Proteins co-encoded in one Haladaptatus sp. ZSTT2 genomic window:
- the wecB gene encoding non-hydrolyzing UDP-N-acetylglucosamine 2-epimerase, with amino-acid sequence MTKAPPQPWHLLFVVGTRPEIIKMSPVIRAAEAHDDVTFTICHTNQHYDEEMSAVFFETLGLSNPAENLGVGSGGHAQQTADALTEIDSLLDIYEPDVVVAQGDTNAVLSAALATSKAPALFAHVEAGLRSGDQAMPEEVNRALADDVADLLFAPTETARENLQNEGIEDGVFVTGNTIVDACEENLAIAKRKSTIHDALSLEEPYAVATIHRPRNTDSTARLHAILSALASLPFPVVLPAHPRVAAKIDTWSEGDPTALTVTEPLDYVDFLSLLADARVVVTDSGGVQEEASILEVPCLTVRPNTERPETVAHGVNELVTPDALGDRLRTLFEDAEARAAMRGAPTLYGDGTAGTQIIDRICTALEPPGQRATATAE; translated from the coding sequence GTGACAAAAGCCCCTCCACAGCCGTGGCACTTGCTTTTCGTCGTCGGCACGCGACCAGAGATTATCAAGATGTCACCGGTCATTCGCGCAGCCGAGGCCCACGACGACGTGACGTTCACGATTTGCCACACGAACCAACACTATGACGAGGAGATGAGTGCCGTGTTTTTCGAGACACTCGGGCTTTCGAATCCGGCCGAAAATCTCGGCGTTGGGAGCGGCGGCCACGCTCAACAAACCGCAGACGCGCTCACCGAAATCGACAGCCTGCTCGATATCTACGAGCCTGACGTGGTCGTTGCACAGGGAGACACGAATGCAGTGCTCTCTGCGGCACTCGCCACGAGCAAAGCCCCAGCCCTGTTCGCACACGTCGAAGCCGGCCTCCGAAGCGGCGACCAAGCGATGCCAGAGGAAGTAAATCGGGCGCTCGCAGACGACGTGGCAGACTTGCTGTTCGCTCCAACCGAAACCGCCCGAGAGAACCTCCAGAATGAGGGTATCGAAGACGGGGTGTTCGTGACTGGAAACACCATCGTAGACGCCTGCGAGGAGAACCTCGCTATCGCCAAGCGCAAATCGACGATTCACGACGCGCTCTCGCTTGAGGAACCCTACGCCGTGGCGACGATTCATCGACCGCGAAACACCGATTCGACTGCCCGGCTCCACGCCATTCTGTCGGCGCTTGCGTCACTGCCGTTCCCCGTGGTGCTCCCAGCCCATCCGCGCGTCGCCGCGAAAATCGACACCTGGAGCGAGGGAGACCCGACGGCGCTCACGGTCACAGAACCGCTCGACTACGTCGATTTCCTCAGCCTCCTCGCAGACGCCCGCGTGGTCGTGACCGATTCGGGTGGCGTCCAAGAGGAAGCGTCCATCCTTGAGGTGCCCTGTCTCACCGTCAGGCCGAACACCGAACGCCCCGAAACCGTCGCCCATGGCGTAAACGAGTTGGTGACACCCGATGCCCTCGGCGACCGCCTCAGAACCCTGTTCGAGGATGCCGAGGCGCGGGCGGCGATGCGCGGTGCGCCGACCCTCTACGGCGACGGCACTGCTGGCACCCAGATTATCGACCGTATCTGCACCGCACTCGAACCACCGGGTCAGCGAGCGACCGCCACCGCCGAATAA
- a CDS encoding ammonium transporter gives MLTLPLQVDPAVIVEGVNLLWVLVGTFLIFFMHAGFAMLEAGQVRSKNVANQLTKNMLTWSVGVIVFFLVGAAVSTIVGDITGGSAYSVGGAFADTLSPASSNAWVGWLFGAVFAMTAATIVSGAVAGRCKLRAYVAYTILLAAIIYPVVVGFTWAGGMLAALGFHDFAGGMIVHGMGGIAGLTAAWIIGPRLDRFNADGSANVIPGHSVTFAVLGTLILAFGWYGFNVATAATVFAVEDGQLVLGAFQSVGRVALITTLGMAAGAIGAGGLSLIRTKKVDTLYVANGMLAGLVAITSSADDLVWTGGLIIGLLAGAQLPLVFEFLEKRLQIDDVCAVFPVHGSAGILGAILYPFFAVSGFSVSQLIAQLAGVGVIAVWTIASTVVVFGVIKALGEARVSAEHEREGLDISEHGVDTYPEFGQPDTLTDGGIRTDGGVCDDE, from the coding sequence ATGCTGACGCTTCCACTGCAGGTAGATCCGGCAGTCATCGTAGAGGGCGTCAATCTGCTGTGGGTGCTGGTTGGCACCTTCCTCATCTTCTTCATGCACGCCGGCTTTGCCATGCTCGAAGCCGGACAGGTGCGCTCGAAGAACGTCGCAAACCAGCTCACGAAGAACATGCTGACGTGGAGCGTCGGCGTCATAGTCTTCTTCCTCGTTGGCGCGGCTGTTTCGACCATCGTCGGTGACATCACCGGCGGCAGCGCGTACTCGGTTGGCGGGGCGTTCGCAGACACGCTCTCGCCTGCGAGTAGTAACGCATGGGTCGGTTGGCTGTTCGGCGCGGTGTTCGCCATGACCGCAGCCACCATCGTCTCGGGCGCGGTCGCCGGCCGGTGTAAACTCCGTGCCTACGTGGCCTACACCATCCTGCTCGCCGCCATCATCTACCCAGTCGTCGTCGGCTTCACGTGGGCCGGTGGCATGCTCGCCGCGCTTGGTTTCCACGACTTCGCCGGCGGCATGATCGTCCACGGCATGGGCGGCATTGCGGGCCTCACCGCGGCGTGGATTATTGGCCCGCGCCTCGACCGCTTCAACGCAGACGGCAGCGCGAACGTCATCCCCGGCCACTCCGTGACGTTCGCGGTGCTCGGCACGCTCATCCTCGCCTTCGGCTGGTACGGCTTCAACGTCGCCACCGCGGCAACGGTGTTCGCCGTCGAAGACGGCCAACTCGTCCTCGGCGCGTTCCAGTCGGTCGGTCGGGTCGCGCTCATCACCACCCTCGGGATGGCTGCGGGCGCAATCGGTGCGGGCGGACTCTCACTCATCCGGACGAAGAAAGTAGACACGCTCTACGTGGCAAACGGCATGCTCGCCGGACTCGTCGCCATCACGAGCAGCGCAGACGACCTCGTCTGGACCGGCGGCCTCATCATTGGCCTGCTCGCGGGCGCACAGCTCCCGCTTGTCTTCGAGTTCTTAGAAAAGCGCCTCCAAATCGACGACGTGTGTGCGGTGTTCCCCGTCCACGGCTCTGCGGGCATCCTCGGTGCGATTCTCTACCCCTTCTTCGCCGTCTCGGGCTTCTCCGTAAGCCAGCTCATCGCCCAACTCGCGGGCGTCGGCGTCATCGCCGTCTGGACGATTGCCTCGACGGTAGTCGTCTTCGGCGTCATCAAGGCGCTCGGTGAAGCGCGCGTGAGCGCAGAACACGAGCGCGAAGGCCTCGACATCTCCGAACACGGCGTGGACACCTACCCCGAATTCGGCCAGCCAGACACCCTGACCGATGGTGGTATCCGGACGGACGGCGGAGTGTGTGACGATGAGTGA
- a CDS encoding ammonium transporter, with protein MTVPLALDPAIIAQGVNNTWILMVSFLIFFMQAGFALLEVGQVRAKNVGNVLMKNMMDWSLGVLVYFFAGLAIASIAAGLTSSGSYNIAEAFAYINNPDAWIGWLFGAVFAMTAATIVSGAVAERIKFKAYVFYSVGITAVVYPVIQGFAWGGGLLSADGFIGAALGVGYLDFAGATVVHMLGGVAGLVAAYMVGPRRGRFDEKGNSIPIPGHSITFAVLGTLILAFGWYGFNVGTQAAVLEVAADGESLVYNGAALGRVALVTTLGMGAGAVAASLMTTYTEGKPDPLFTANGLLAGLVGVTGAVPHVTWWGGIIIGLLAGAQAPLVYRFVVDKLKIDDVCGVFPVHGSAGALGTFLIPVFAVGGFSATQLLMQGVGIVVIAAWTIVTTVIIFKIADAAVGLNVSEEEELEGLDQGEHGISAYPEFVGNNNPDRALAGVSTDGGVRTDGGKTDE; from the coding sequence ATGACGGTACCACTGGCACTTGACCCAGCCATCATCGCCCAAGGTGTGAACAACACCTGGATTCTGATGGTCTCGTTCCTCATCTTCTTCATGCAGGCGGGCTTCGCCCTGCTCGAAGTCGGGCAGGTTCGCGCGAAGAACGTCGGTAACGTCCTGATGAAAAACATGATGGACTGGTCGCTTGGCGTCCTCGTCTACTTCTTCGCCGGACTCGCCATCGCGAGCATCGCGGCGGGACTCACCTCCAGTGGGTCGTACAACATCGCAGAGGCGTTCGCGTACATCAACAACCCCGATGCGTGGATTGGCTGGCTGTTCGGTGCGGTGTTCGCCATGACCGCCGCCACCATCGTCTCGGGCGCGGTCGCAGAGCGCATCAAGTTCAAGGCGTACGTCTTCTACTCGGTCGGCATCACCGCCGTTGTCTACCCCGTGATTCAGGGTTTCGCGTGGGGCGGCGGCCTGCTGTCTGCTGACGGGTTCATCGGCGCGGCGCTCGGCGTTGGCTACTTAGACTTCGCGGGCGCGACGGTCGTCCACATGCTCGGCGGCGTCGCCGGGCTCGTGGCCGCCTACATGGTCGGCCCACGCCGCGGCCGGTTCGACGAGAAGGGCAACAGCATCCCGATTCCGGGCCACTCGATCACCTTCGCGGTGCTCGGGACGCTCATCCTCGCCTTTGGCTGGTACGGCTTCAACGTCGGCACGCAGGCCGCCGTCCTCGAAGTCGCCGCAGACGGCGAATCACTCGTCTACAATGGCGCAGCGCTCGGGCGCGTCGCCCTCGTGACGACACTCGGCATGGGTGCCGGTGCGGTCGCGGCCTCGCTCATGACGACGTACACCGAAGGCAAGCCCGACCCACTGTTCACCGCAAACGGTCTGCTCGCGGGCCTCGTTGGCGTGACCGGTGCGGTTCCCCACGTCACGTGGTGGGGCGGCATCATCATCGGTCTACTCGCCGGTGCACAGGCTCCGCTCGTCTACCGCTTCGTCGTAGACAAGCTGAAAATCGACGACGTGTGTGGCGTCTTCCCGGTTCACGGTAGCGCCGGGGCGCTCGGCACGTTCCTGATTCCGGTCTTCGCCGTAGGCGGCTTCTCGGCCACCCAACTGCTGATGCAGGGCGTTGGCATCGTCGTCATCGCCGCCTGGACCATCGTCACGACGGTCATCATCTTCAAAATCGCAGACGCTGCGGTCGGCCTCAACGTCAGCGAAGAAGAGGAACTCGAAGGACTCGACCAGGGCGAACACGGCATCTCCGCGTACCCAGAGTTCGTTGGCAACAACAACCCAGACCGCGCGCTCGCCGGTGTGAGCACGGACGGTGGCGTCCGCACGGATGGAGGGAAGACCGATGAGTGA
- a CDS encoding P-II family nitrogen regulator has product MSDTANDGQIKLVMAYIRPDKLGDVKKALSEAGAPSISVTNVSGRGSQPAKKGQWRGEEYTVDLHQKVKVECIVADIPAETVVSAIQEAANTGQPGDGKIFVLPVEEAVQIRTGKRGRDAV; this is encoded by the coding sequence ATGAGTGACACGGCAAACGACGGGCAGATTAAACTCGTCATGGCGTACATCCGCCCCGACAAGCTCGGCGACGTGAAAAAAGCACTCTCCGAGGCGGGCGCGCCCAGTATTTCGGTGACGAACGTGAGCGGCCGGGGCAGCCAACCCGCCAAGAAAGGGCAGTGGCGCGGCGAAGAGTACACCGTTGACCTCCACCAGAAGGTCAAAGTCGAGTGTATCGTCGCCGACATCCCCGCAGAAACCGTCGTGAGCGCGATTCAGGAGGCGGCGAACACCGGGCAGCCGGGCGACGGGAAAATCTTCGTCCTTCCGGTCGAGGAAGCCGTCCAGATTCGCACGGGCAAGCGCGGCCGCGACGCGGTATAG
- a CDS encoding aminopeptidase, translating to MDSRIREQAAVIVNHSTGVEQGDNVIITGSPESEDLIVAVSELCGEIGATTEVKISSERATRAYMRAVDEDDITLNEMALAGIEAADVFIAIRGQSNMNEQSDVPPKKNQKKAAENREIQEAYLEKRWNLTQFPTKAGAQKAEMSTDAYENFVFSAVNKDWDAVKEHQAQLVEILEDADEVHIKSGDTTDVTMSIKGNLVLNDNGEHNMPGGEVFTAPVPDSVEGEVLFDKPVMVQGREVNGAWLKFENGEVVEFTADKNEDVLKALLDTDDGARRLGELGIGMNRDIDQFTYNMLFDEKMGDTVHMAVGRAYDDTVGEGNERNDSVVHTDMIVDMSEDSFITVDGEVIQRNGTFIFEDGFEK from the coding sequence ATGGATTCTCGTATTCGTGAGCAAGCAGCGGTCATCGTCAATCACTCGACGGGCGTCGAACAGGGAGACAACGTCATCATCACCGGCTCTCCCGAGTCAGAAGACCTCATCGTCGCCGTCTCAGAGCTGTGTGGCGAAATTGGGGCGACCACAGAGGTCAAGATAAGCAGCGAGCGAGCGACGCGCGCCTACATGCGAGCGGTCGATGAAGACGATATCACGCTGAACGAGATGGCACTCGCGGGAATCGAGGCTGCGGATGTGTTCATCGCCATCCGCGGGCAGTCGAACATGAACGAGCAAAGCGACGTCCCACCGAAGAAAAACCAGAAGAAAGCAGCCGAGAACCGCGAGATTCAGGAAGCCTACTTAGAAAAGCGCTGGAACCTCACACAGTTCCCGACGAAAGCCGGCGCACAGAAAGCAGAGATGTCCACGGACGCCTACGAAAACTTCGTCTTCAGCGCGGTCAACAAAGACTGGGACGCCGTCAAAGAACACCAAGCGCAACTGGTCGAGATTCTCGAAGACGCAGACGAAGTCCACATCAAATCGGGCGACACGACGGACGTGACCATGTCAATCAAAGGTAATCTTGTGCTCAACGACAACGGCGAGCACAACATGCCCGGCGGCGAGGTGTTCACCGCGCCCGTCCCCGATTCCGTCGAGGGTGAAGTGCTGTTCGACAAGCCCGTGATGGTTCAGGGCCGGGAAGTCAACGGCGCGTGGCTCAAGTTCGAAAACGGCGAGGTCGTGGAGTTCACAGCAGACAAGAACGAAGACGTACTCAAAGCACTCCTCGACACGGACGACGGGGCACGTCGGCTCGGTGAACTGGGGATTGGGATGAATCGAGATATCGACCAGTTCACCTACAACATGCTGTTTGACGAAAAGATGGGCGACACCGTCCACATGGCCGTCGGCCGCGCCTACGACGACACCGTTGGCGAGGGCAACGAACGGAACGATTCGGTCGTGCACACCGACATGATTGTGGACATGAGCGAGGACTCGTTCATCACGGTGGATGGCGAGGTTATCCAGCGCAACGGCACGTTCATCTTCGAAGACGGCTTCGAGAAATAG
- a CDS encoding GNAT family N-acetyltransferase yields MRCSKSPAEIAIWVDPEFHGTGYGTAASTLILDFAFAEQRLHRVQTRVLETNPASQRIWEKLGFTHEGTHRDEEYDDGEFVDTHYYANLEDEW; encoded by the coding sequence ATACGCTGTTCAAAGTCGCCCGCCGAGATTGCCATCTGGGTCGACCCCGAGTTCCACGGCACCGGCTACGGCACGGCGGCCTCAACGCTCATCCTCGACTTTGCCTTTGCAGAACAGCGTCTCCACCGCGTGCAGACGCGCGTGCTCGAAACGAACCCCGCCTCCCAGCGCATCTGGGAGAAACTTGGCTTCACCCACGAGGGCACCCACCGCGACGAGGAGTACGACGACGGCGAGTTCGTCGATACGCACTACTACGCCAACTTAGAGGACGAATGGTAA
- the hemB gene encoding porphobilinogen synthase, whose protein sequence is MDLTHRPRRLRTDGVRPLVRETELSASDLITPVFVDATIDERVAIQSMPGHERVPLDEIVNRVEEVRETGVEAIMLFGIPQSKDPDGSRAWAEDGVIQEATRRITAETDAYVMTDICLCEYTDHGHCGPLEEGAPEHAHMTVDNDATLPLLQKIAVSHAEAGAEMVAPSGMMDGMVGAIREGLDEAGHTDVSIMAYSAKYQSAFYGPFRDAADGAPSFGDRRHYQMDPANKREALREATLDAEQGADILMVKPALPYLDIVSDLRREFDHPIAAYNVSGEYAMLHAAAEKGWLNLEAVAYESLLSAKRAGADLILTYFAADLADRL, encoded by the coding sequence ATGGACCTCACCCACCGGCCACGCCGTCTGCGAACCGACGGTGTGCGCCCCCTCGTGCGCGAAACCGAGCTGTCTGCGAGCGACCTCATCACGCCCGTGTTCGTTGATGCGACCATCGATGAACGCGTAGCGATTCAGTCGATGCCGGGCCACGAGCGCGTGCCACTCGATGAGATTGTAAATCGCGTCGAAGAGGTCAGAGAGACGGGCGTCGAAGCCATCATGCTGTTCGGCATTCCGCAGTCGAAAGACCCCGACGGTTCGCGGGCGTGGGCCGAAGACGGCGTGATTCAGGAGGCGACCCGCCGGATTACGGCGGAGACGGACGCCTACGTCATGACCGACATCTGCCTCTGTGAGTACACCGACCACGGCCACTGCGGGCCGCTTGAGGAGGGCGCACCCGAACACGCGCACATGACGGTGGACAACGACGCAACCCTGCCGTTGCTCCAGAAAATCGCCGTCTCGCACGCCGAAGCCGGAGCCGAGATGGTCGCTCCGAGCGGGATGATGGACGGGATGGTTGGCGCGATTCGAGAGGGACTGGACGAAGCCGGGCACACTGACGTGTCGATTATGGCGTACTCCGCGAAGTACCAGAGCGCGTTCTACGGGCCGTTTCGGGACGCAGCGGACGGCGCGCCCTCCTTTGGTGACCGGCGTCACTACCAGATGGACCCGGCGAACAAGCGCGAAGCGCTCCGCGAGGCCACGCTCGACGCCGAGCAAGGGGCAGACATCCTGATGGTCAAGCCCGCCCTGCCGTACCTCGATATCGTCTCCGACCTGCGCCGAGAGTTCGACCACCCGATTGCGGCGTACAACGTGAGCGGCGAGTATGCGATGCTCCACGCCGCCGCGGAGAAGGGGTGGCTGAATCTCGAAGCAGTCGCCTACGAATCGTTGCTCTCTGCAAAACGTGCGGGGGCAGACCTGATTCTCACCTACTTCGCCGCAGACCTCGCAGACCGGCTCTGA
- a CDS encoding glycosyltransferase family 4 protein, which translates to MVLAHTYPPDVRIEKEVASLTKAGHTVTLLCRGEPGAPTRERADGMDIVRIEEGSLTAKTRRLTSAAVNLLANVHPLWVRKLDALVAETDADAIHVHDLPLVREGVIVGNRSGIPVVADLHENYPEALRLWREPHSVKTALDDPEFAVHWALKPVSRYKRIERRCVKAVDHVVTVTEEAATHYHHDCALSPFRSTVVSNTVNLDWFTGDETPVPGYEDEFVISYVGTFGVHRGLTTAVKALETIVTNVPNARLLLVGAGAEPYENELRELAARHGVTDRVTFTGWVDFADFPAYMAASDVCLVPHASTPHTNTTIPHKLFQYMAMAKPVIVTDLPPLARVVEDADAGRVVEAGDATALAEAACALAAAPDEATRLGKNGRDAVEHRYNWELEGEKLVAMYEGLLADE; encoded by the coding sequence ATGGTTCTCGCGCACACGTACCCGCCAGACGTGCGTATCGAAAAAGAAGTCGCCTCGCTCACGAAGGCAGGGCACACGGTCACGCTTCTGTGCCGAGGCGAACCCGGCGCACCGACGCGCGAGCGCGCAGACGGAATGGACATCGTCCGAATCGAAGAGGGATCGCTCACCGCGAAAACACGGCGACTGACGAGCGCGGCGGTCAATCTGCTCGCAAACGTTCACCCGCTCTGGGTGCGCAAACTCGACGCGCTCGTCGCCGAAACAGACGCAGACGCCATCCACGTCCACGACCTTCCGCTCGTCCGAGAGGGGGTCATCGTCGGGAATCGATCCGGGATTCCCGTCGTCGCAGACCTCCACGAGAACTACCCCGAGGCACTCCGACTGTGGCGAGAACCTCATTCGGTGAAGACCGCCCTCGACGACCCCGAGTTCGCGGTCCACTGGGCACTCAAGCCCGTTTCACGCTACAAGCGCATCGAACGGCGGTGTGTGAAAGCCGTAGACCACGTCGTGACCGTCACCGAAGAGGCAGCAACCCACTACCATCACGACTGCGCCCTCTCGCCGTTTCGTTCGACCGTCGTCTCGAACACGGTCAATCTCGACTGGTTCACCGGCGACGAAACCCCCGTTCCCGGCTACGAAGACGAGTTCGTCATCAGCTACGTCGGGACGTTCGGCGTCCACCGGGGGCTGACGACCGCGGTGAAAGCGCTGGAAACCATCGTCACCAACGTCCCGAACGCGCGCCTCCTGCTCGTTGGCGCTGGCGCAGAACCCTACGAGAACGAACTGCGCGAACTTGCAGCACGTCACGGCGTGACAGATCGGGTCACGTTCACCGGGTGGGTTGACTTCGCTGACTTCCCGGCGTACATGGCGGCGAGCGACGTGTGTCTCGTCCCCCACGCCTCGACCCCCCACACGAACACCACCATCCCCCACAAACTGTTCCAGTACATGGCGATGGCGAAACCGGTCATCGTGACGGATCTCCCGCCGCTTGCTCGCGTGGTCGAAGATGCCGACGCTGGCCGGGTCGTCGAAGCCGGAGACGCCACCGCACTCGCGGAGGCGGCCTGCGCGCTCGCCGCGGCTCCAGACGAAGCCACGCGGCTCGGAAAAAACGGGAGGGACGCGGTCGAACACCGCTACAACTGGGAGCTCGAAGGTGAGAAACTCGTGGCGATGTACGAAGGCCTGCTCGCAGACGAGTGA
- a CDS encoding NADPH-dependent F420 reductase, which yields MAAKRVGILGSGDVGQALGRGFARHGYEVMLGTRSTDKLTEWVDEVDDAGSVGSFAEAAAFGDIVVLALNGEGAENALEMAGPENFAGKLVLDATNPLDFSVGMPPHLFTGGQDSLGERIQARLPDARVVKCFNTVTNAQMVDPEFEGETPNMFICGNDEGAKAETDDLLKELGWPGAFDVGDITAARYLEALVPLWVRAGSELDTYMHAFTVVK from the coding sequence ATGGCAGCGAAACGTGTGGGAATTCTCGGGAGCGGGGACGTTGGACAGGCACTCGGTCGCGGCTTTGCCCGCCACGGCTACGAGGTCATGCTCGGCACACGCAGCACCGACAAACTCACCGAGTGGGTCGACGAAGTGGACGATGCCGGGTCGGTTGGCTCGTTCGCAGAGGCGGCCGCGTTTGGTGACATCGTCGTACTCGCGCTGAACGGCGAGGGTGCCGAGAACGCCCTTGAGATGGCTGGCCCCGAAAACTTCGCGGGCAAGCTCGTCCTCGACGCGACGAACCCGCTCGATTTCTCCGTGGGGATGCCACCTCACCTCTTTACCGGCGGCCAGGACTCACTTGGCGAGCGGATTCAGGCAAGACTACCGGACGCCCGCGTCGTGAAGTGCTTTAACACGGTGACGAACGCCCAGATGGTTGACCCGGAATTTGAGGGCGAAACGCCGAACATGTTCATCTGCGGGAACGATGAGGGGGCGAAAGCAGAAACCGACGACCTGCTCAAAGAACTCGGCTGGCCCGGCGCGTTCGACGTGGGCGACATCACCGCGGCGCGCTATCTCGAAGCGCTCGTGCCGCTCTGGGTGCGGGCTGGAAGCGAACTCGACACCTACATGCACGCGTTTACGGTCGTAAAGTAG
- a CDS encoding PQQ-binding-like beta-propeller repeat protein, with amino-acid sequence MQRRGFLSLVGSVGVCGCVGGRTTSPPPDPVAEFTATAPWPMAGFGPAGTGQNPASDPLQNQAEAWTRHLAPTTGGSVSPHVVTDTDTVYAAADSRVTALSAPDGDQLWSHDFSHKTVSGLAVTEDGLLVTASGPSGPRLAKFEKETGDTRWTNFLDSAAHGPPVVTDDRIVVLTAAPSGGVSSFSHDGDRQWTTSIVARTNGPRAALHDESVFVADGGELVSLTAATGEVRWRRRLSVPITRPPVVANGRVYATTASGLSVFETDSTRVWERTLGEKIGLSCPCVTADAVTAADNTGRVTGLDAATGDVQWRSFLNGGVASPLVAANQTVALATEHGLLTGLEAGSTRWTRELSLRERLDVPLRATLVPAHDRLYVALNDGWLYALG; translated from the coding sequence ATGCAACGTAGGGGTTTTCTCTCTTTGGTGGGCAGTGTTGGGGTTTGTGGCTGTGTTGGTGGGCGGACGACGTCGCCGCCGCCCGACCCAGTCGCGGAGTTCACGGCGACTGCACCGTGGCCAATGGCTGGGTTTGGCCCAGCAGGGACGGGGCAAAATCCGGCTTCTGACCCACTCCAGAATCAAGCCGAGGCGTGGACTCGCCACCTCGCACCGACGACGGGCGGGTCGGTCAGTCCGCACGTCGTCACCGACACGGACACCGTCTACGCCGCGGCGGATTCGCGGGTGACGGCGCTTTCTGCACCCGATGGCGACCAACTCTGGTCGCACGACTTTTCGCACAAAACGGTGAGCGGTCTCGCGGTCACCGAAGACGGCCTCCTCGTCACGGCGAGTGGTCCGTCCGGCCCGCGACTTGCGAAGTTCGAGAAAGAAACCGGCGACACCCGCTGGACGAACTTTCTCGACAGCGCCGCCCACGGCCCGCCCGTCGTCACCGACGACCGGATTGTGGTGCTCACGGCCGCGCCAAGCGGCGGCGTCTCGTCGTTTAGCCACGACGGTGACCGCCAGTGGACGACGTCCATCGTCGCGCGAACTAACGGGCCACGGGCGGCGCTCCACGACGAATCCGTATTCGTCGCAGACGGCGGCGAGCTCGTCTCGCTTACCGCAGCGACCGGCGAGGTTCGCTGGCGGCGTCGGCTTTCCGTCCCGATCACGCGCCCGCCCGTCGTGGCGAACGGTCGCGTCTACGCCACCACGGCGAGCGGTCTCAGCGTGTTCGAAACCGATAGTACGCGCGTGTGGGAGCGCACGCTCGGTGAGAAAATCGGTCTCTCGTGTCCGTGCGTGACCGCAGACGCCGTCACCGCCGCAGACAATACCGGCCGCGTGACCGGCCTCGACGCAGCGACCGGCGACGTACAGTGGCGGTCGTTTCTCAACGGCGGCGTCGCCTCGCCGCTTGTCGCCGCCAATCAGACTGTCGCGCTCGCAACCGAACACGGCTTGCTCACTGGCCTCGAAGCCGGGTCGACTCGTTGGACGCGCGAGCTGTCGCTCCGTGAGCGCCTCGATGTACCACTTCGGGCGACGCTCGTTCCCGCCCACGACCGACTCTACGTGGCGCTCAACGACGGCTGGCTCTACGCACTCGGGTAG
- a CDS encoding P-II family nitrogen regulator, with protein sequence MSETPNDGGIKLVMAYIRPDKLGDVKKALAEVGAPSISVTNVSGRGSQPAKKGQWRGEEYTVDLHQKVKVECIVADIPAETVVEAIVEGASTGQPGDGKVFVLPVEEAVQIRTGLEGTKAV encoded by the coding sequence ATGAGTGAGACCCCGAACGACGGTGGCATCAAACTCGTCATGGCGTACATCCGCCCCGACAAGCTCGGCGACGTGAAAAAGGCGCTCGCGGAAGTCGGCGCACCGAGCATCTCGGTGACGAACGTCAGCGGCCGGGGCAGTCAACCCGCCAAGAAAGGCCAATGGCGTGGTGAGGAGTACACGGTCGACCTCCACCAGAAGGTCAAAGTCGAGTGTATCGTCGCCGACATCCCCGCAGAAACCGTCGTTGAGGCCATCGTCGAGGGTGCGAGTACCGGCCAACCGGGTGACGGCAAGGTGTTCGTCCTTCCGGTCGAGGAGGCCGTCCAGATTCGCACGGGCCTCGAAGGGACAAAGGCGGTCTGA